The following are from one region of the Amycolatopsis sp. QT-25 genome:
- a CDS encoding HD domain-containing protein, with protein sequence MEALARFGFELGVLKRIRRAGWWQAGVRDPESVAEHTTRVAQLAGLLAAEGGAEPARAAYLALWHDTQETRTGDLPHTIKGFVEKPDPRAITAAQTSALPGAARDSVRDAVDEYEAAESLEALYARDADKLEMLLQALEYRDVGVRNVDEWIASAMKNLQTDLARGVAEAALTLSSLSWRVR encoded by the coding sequence GTGGAAGCCCTGGCCAGATTCGGGTTCGAACTGGGTGTGCTCAAGCGGATCCGCCGGGCCGGGTGGTGGCAGGCCGGGGTCCGCGACCCCGAATCGGTCGCCGAGCACACCACCCGGGTCGCGCAGCTGGCCGGACTCCTGGCGGCCGAGGGCGGCGCCGAACCGGCACGGGCGGCGTATCTCGCGCTCTGGCACGACACGCAGGAGACACGGACCGGCGATCTCCCGCATACGATCAAGGGTTTCGTCGAGAAACCGGATCCACGGGCGATCACCGCCGCGCAGACGTCGGCGCTCCCCGGCGCGGCGCGTGATTCGGTGCGTGACGCCGTCGACGAGTACGAAGCCGCGGAAAGCCTCGAAGCGCTTTACGCACGCGACGCGGACAAGCTCGAAATGCTGCTTCAGGCCCTCGAGTATCGCGATGTCGGCGTACGGAACGTCGATGAGTGGATCGCTTCGGCGATGAAAAACCTTCAGACCGACCTGGCGCGTGGTGTGGCCGAAGCGGCGCTGACGTTGTCGTCGCTCTCGTGGCGGGTGCGCTGA
- a CDS encoding MerR family transcriptional regulator, translating into MLIGELSRRTGVSHRLLRYYEEQGLLVSRRDFNGYRTFDDDAVTTVRQIRAFLSAGLSTQVIAKVLPCANGELPELDLCPTVVAEIRRELAEMDDRIDTLRQRRGTLAGYLTADA; encoded by the coding sequence ATGCTGATCGGCGAGCTGTCCCGGCGGACCGGCGTGAGCCATCGGCTGCTGCGCTATTACGAGGAACAGGGGTTGCTGGTCTCACGACGCGACTTCAACGGCTACCGCACCTTCGACGACGACGCGGTCACCACGGTGCGGCAGATCCGCGCGTTCCTCTCGGCGGGGTTGAGCACGCAGGTCATCGCGAAGGTGTTGCCGTGCGCGAACGGCGAACTGCCGGAACTCGACCTGTGCCCCACGGTCGTGGCGGAGATCCGGCGGGAATTGGCCGAAATGGACGACCGCATCGACACCCTCCGGCAGCGGCGCGGGACACTGGCCGGATATCTCACCGCCGACGCGTAG
- a CDS encoding alpha/beta fold hydrolase produces the protein MTNHFAHIVRGSGPGLLLAHGGGGSVEGNFGGIVDDLARTHTVVGPDYPGSGATPRGSEPLDLDTIADELVSIAVDAGLDRFTILGYSLGTGVAVRAATRHPDRVTGLILTAGFTKPDNRLLLAVDIWRELLGGDRRLLAKFLTFAATGEKHLNALSPSELEAAIEGLACFIPEGSPEHVALVAGVDTRAELAGISVPTLVIATTLDGLVSPAHSRELAAGIPGAELVEIEAGHGIGVEASDAWLGVLQKFLSAGEGRN, from the coding sequence ATGACGAATCATTTCGCGCACATCGTCCGCGGTTCCGGCCCCGGCCTGCTGCTCGCCCACGGCGGTGGCGGCAGCGTCGAGGGCAACTTCGGCGGCATCGTCGACGACCTCGCCCGCACGCACACCGTCGTCGGCCCCGACTACCCCGGCTCCGGGGCCACCCCGCGCGGTAGCGAACCGCTGGACCTCGACACCATCGCGGACGAGCTGGTCTCCATCGCCGTCGACGCCGGGCTCGACCGCTTCACGATCCTCGGCTACTCCCTCGGCACCGGAGTCGCCGTCCGCGCCGCGACGCGGCACCCCGATCGGGTCACCGGTCTCATCCTGACCGCCGGGTTCACGAAACCGGACAACCGGCTTCTGCTGGCCGTCGACATCTGGCGCGAACTGCTGGGCGGTGACCGGCGGCTACTGGCGAAGTTCCTCACCTTCGCCGCCACCGGCGAGAAGCACCTGAACGCGTTGTCACCTTCGGAGCTCGAAGCCGCGATCGAAGGACTCGCCTGCTTCATCCCGGAGGGCAGCCCCGAACACGTCGCCCTGGTCGCCGGTGTCGACACCCGGGCCGAACTCGCCGGGATCTCGGTCCCCACCCTCGTCATCGCCACGACCCTGGACGGTCTGGTCTCGCCCGCCCATTCCCGCGAACTCGCGGCCGGGATTCCCGGTGCCGAACTGGTCGAGATCGAGGCCGGGCACGGTATCGGCGTGGAGGCCAGCGACGCATGGCTCGGCGTGCTCCAGAAGTTCCTCTCCGCAGGCGAGGGTAGGAACTGA